TGTCTCGACCTGCGGCTGCCCACGCCACGTCCACCCTCCACTCTCTGGAATTTCCGCTGCTCCTGGACCCAAAACCACAACAACCCACCACCGACTGCAACTCACGTTGGGAATTCccaccgtcttcttcctttctctctTGTCGAGTCGCTTCCACCTTGCTCTCGCAGCTTCATGTTGCAGCACCCAACTCCACGCACAGTGAATATACCTGTTGCATAGGCGCTCGGGTCCTTTCGTCGACTCCACGTAATCCAGCTACGAAAAACACGAGACGAGACCGTCGAACCACCTGGCTTTCCTTGTCACGCTTCCCTCAGCACCACCGCTCAACCACACGCACACGTTTTATTCCCGTTGGAACAGGAACTTCGCGCTACATCGCAAGCTCGTTCGCCATTCCGCCTCCCCGCTCTCCTCGAGACACTCGCCTTCCCTTTGATGCTTGTTGTCGCAAGTCGCTAGGCACATTGTAGGCagtcgacggcctcgtgccTCTTGTTGGAAATAACAAATACCTGGTGCCGACCTCTACGATTGTTTCGGACTCTGTCAACAAGCGAACGCACATTAGTCCTCACGCACTTCCCATTCGAGAGCGGTCCTCACCTAggcagccgccggcggtctCAGGCCCATTTCCGATCGAAGCTGTCGGCTTTGGAAGACGTGCTGTAGGGGACTTGTGTAAACCCTGTGGAAAGCGGCCATGGCCGCGAACATGCAGCACATGGCGGGAGCGGCGGGTatgatgcagcagcagcagcagcagcagcagcccccgCGCCCCCGGCCCACCCAGGTTCAGTTGAACCAGTTTCTTTACCAAACCATGCTCGCCCAGCAACAGCCACATACAGGCTGGCAAGCCGGCGTCGCCATCCAAGAGCGCATGATCAAATGCCACAACCTGTATGTCTTGCCTCTACCGCGAACCAGACTTTCGCAGTATCTGACCAGCTCTTTTCTAGGATCACCAACATTGGCCTCGCTGTGACTAACATCGATTTCATGAAGGCGGCAGAAGTTGGCGTCAACTTCGAGCGCGAGGCGTTTAACAAATCGCAAGACAAGGTAAGGTTTCGAGCCGAGCCACCCATTACATTATGatcttgggggggggggttgtcgtAAGCATGAATCTAACCGGAGATACAGGCTCAATACGAGGCGCAAATGAGCAACAAAACGAACGAGTTCTTCAGACGGCGACAGGCGAACGAGCAAAATCTTAGCAACAACCTCCAGGTACAGGCCGCCGCTCAGgctcagcagcagctcatGATGAACCAGAATGCCGCGATGCAGAATCAGATGGGGCGGGGAATGGGTCAGAACCAGCAGCAAGGGTTCCAGCATCTGCAGCACCAGATGCAAGCGTCTCAAATTTCCCAACAGGGTCAGATGGGCGTCAATATGGGCAACCAGGGCGGCCAACCGATCGGGCCTAACCAGCAAATGTTCCAGATGCCCGGCGGACAGGGTAGGCCTCAGAACGCAATGCCCACCGACGCGTCAAGCCTCACACCGCACGACCAGCAAAAAGTCTTGGAGCTCGCCCACAAGATGGCTGCTGCCTGCCCCGAGCCTCAAAAGAACCACTACCGTAGCATTGTGCAGACTCGGTTTACCCAGAGGGCACAGGAATACACGGCGCAGGGCAAAGATCCGGTTCTCATCTGGTTCCAACACCAGGCTTTCCAAGGTCTCTCGAAAAacgcggccttggcgagaCAGCGGCAACAGCAGGGGGGCATGCCTCCCAACATGAACCAGGCTCAAGCCCAGGCTCTCATGCAAGCTGGTCGAGGACAGATGAACCCCGCCTTGATGAACGCCGCAGGCATGCAGTCTGCCAACGGCGACTTTGGTCAGTTCAACACGATGGAAAACATCATGAACCAACAAAAGGCGGGCATCCTAGCCCAGGAGCAGGGACAAATGGTCGTTCCCGCCAGCAGCGGCCCGGCTCGTAACGCGACTCCACAGCCCATCGCTGGCGCACAAGGTCAAGGAATGCCCAATCAGACCGGGTCAAACCAGACGCCTCGCCCTAACCAGGCTCAGCAGCAACTCAGCATGCAGCAGGCGCAACAGTTGAAgatggagcagcagcaatcGCAACAAGCGGCGCAGATGCGCGCTCAGCAACAGGCCAGACAGCTGCAGGGCCAACCGAATGGTCTTGGCGGCGCCCCTACTTCACAGAGCCCGGGCATGAACACCCTGAACACTCCAATGCGCCGACCCCCAAGTGCCATGAACCCCAtggaaggccaaggcgggGCACAGGCCAACGGCCCCTTTGCCGGCACCCTCGACCCTCGTTTTAACCAAGGGAACCAAAGACCAATGTCCACTGGCGGCAATATGAACCTGAACAACAACCCCCTTTTCCACAGCATGATGGCGAGCATGAACTCCGAGCAGAGGCAGGCGGTCCACGGACTGCCACCCGACAAGCTCCACGAGGTCATGACCAAATggcaggagcagcagcgtAAGATGCAGATGAACGCCATGGCGCAGGCCGGAAACACACCAGGCCAGATGCAGGGCAGACCGGGACAGATGGGCCAGTTCAACATGCCTAACGGCAACCAGTTCATGCCCAACGGCATGATGCCACAGCAGCCGCAGTCGGGAACCCCAAATAACCAGCAGCAGGTTATTGCGCAGCAACAGCAGATGCTGGCTAGGTTGAGAAACCAGGGCACTCCCGTGGCACCTGCTCACCAGGTCATGATGGACAGCATGGACCTCCCTCCGCCAGTTCTCCAGCAAGTTGGAAACCAACTCCGTGCCCCCGCCGAGGTTCGCAAGTGGAAGGACCTTCGGCAGTGGCTTGCGCAGAATCCCGTCCAGCCCCAGCTACAACAGCACCTCGAGAGGATCCAGAGGTCGCAGTTCGCAACATATATGCAAAGGCAAATGGAGAAGCGCAACCGGGAAcagcaggcggcggcggcggcgggacagcagcaacagcagcagcaacagcagcagcaacagcagcaacagcagcagcagcaacagcagcagcagcagcagcagcaacagcagcaacaacaacagcagcagcagcagcaacagcagcagcagcagtctcAACCGctgcaacagcaacagcaacaacaacaacaacaactcgggtcgcagcagcagcagcaaccgcCGCAGTTGCAGCAGAATGGCATGCCGGCGGGCATGGTGATGCCGAACCAACCAGGCATGCCTCCCAACATACCGGTAATTCCCGCTCACATGATCCAAGTCACGCCCAACGACATCTTGAACGCTCGCAAAGCAAACCCCAAGATTGCGAGCCTCACAGACGATCAGTTGAGACAGTTCATTATTCAGATCAAGCAACGGCAGATGGGTGCCGCTATGCAGAAGGAAATTGCCATGCGTCAAGCTCAAGCGCAGG
The genomic region above belongs to Colletotrichum higginsianum IMI 349063 chromosome 2, whole genome shotgun sequence and contains:
- a CDS encoding C2H2 type zinc finger domain protein gives rise to the protein MAANMQHMAGAAGMMQQQQQQQQPPRPRPTQVQLNQFLYQTMLAQQQPHTGWQAGVAIQERMIKCHNLITNIGLAVTNIDFMKAAEVGVNFEREAFNKSQDKAQYEAQMSNKTNEFFRRRQANEQNLSNNLQVQAAAQAQQQLMMNQNAAMQNQMGRGMGQNQQQGFQHLQHQMQASQISQQGQMGVNMGNQGGQPIGPNQQMFQMPGGQGRPQNAMPTDASSLTPHDQQKVLELAHKMAAACPEPQKNHYRSIVQTRFTQRAQEYTAQGKDPVLIWFQHQAFQGLSKNAALARQRQQQGGMPPNMNQAQAQALMQAGRGQMNPALMNAAGMQSANGDFGQFNTMENIMNQQKAGILAQEQGQMVVPASSGPARNATPQPIAGAQGQGMPNQTGSNQTPRPNQAQQQLSMQQAQQLKMEQQQSQQAAQMRAQQQARQLQGQPNGLGGAPTSQSPGMNTLNTPMRRPPSAMNPMEGQGGAQANGPFAGTLDPRFNQGNQRPMSTGGNMNLNNNPLFHSMMASMNSEQRQAVHGLPPDKLHEVMTKWQEQQRKMQMNAMAQAGNTPGQMQGRPGQMGQFNMPNGNQFMPNGMMPQQPQSGTPNNQQQVIAQQQQMLARLRNQGTPVAPAHQVMMDSMDLPPPVLQQVGNQLRAPAEVRKWKDLRQWLAQNPVQPQLQQHLERIQRSQFATYMQRQMEKRNREQQAAAAAGQQQQQQQQQQQQQQQQQQQQQQQQQQQQQQQQQQQQQQQQQQQSQPLQQQQQQQQQQLGSQQQQQPPQLQQNGMPAGMVMPNQPGMPPNIPVIPAHMIQVTPNDILNARKANPKIASLTDDQLRQFIIQIKQRQMGAAMQKEIAMRQAQAQVNMGPGAQNVPMPTPQAPHMPQLAPPPPANVAPTPVQPVQPAPPKQQSATPDPKAAAHAAPPKNNQRSAPNNNQSQPPNPSPASQQKNLKRPSTDEPVDVPQTATQQPQRPAAAPGQMRPLPNLTPEQIASMTPEQKAKYEAMKSRQQAMQAANSGPTENDFDKLRRIGQEEQRLMMTEHMPDIPMSPEQRQETCAKLMKIVVDMGKIGKALGRWYAATRDDGRAKSYFRARLRMIRQFTDGEAMTNPKPVFSVRPAEIDEVRWLLETMARDCANLGKKAAIAPQQGQPPAPNQAGAGSAQGGPPLPLSMANMANLEKQTQNLNNKMHNRSNSKSGPPAAPTTSQPPFPFGASSPHGESIHFSKPKVTKDNLQLPARKKAKTGTQPTPPQQPNQATPSPQISKSGSPELKRQSMPEPKAPPKPMFLCPEADCEMATTGFPSDQARQAHILEEHVKPLEDPMKYMRESLAQSLGLDTNGQVKVEPQTAQPMGQNVSKQGQTPASNGGATPMSRDASMQRTGSKMGGKTQDNQAAAGKTESTPKMENKQPEMAAPAAPMEVWATTIDPQSLFNNLGKFEFGANGVISDMSVYRSLTPNDTPESSKDSGSSEPNSDISEGVHLDIDVNWQPVDVDLLLDMNSINMEGMEGLQDVGTEFDGMMMLEDAMPMEQFTNWDEVTNDFNKPFQFDNSMYSLDVSSSAQEQNSM